The Vibrio sp. 10N DNA window TCTACAGTGGCAGTGAGGCAGGCGGTGTGGAAGTGGTAGGGGTTTCGCAAAACTTCGAAAAAAGCGGCACGGTCACGGGGACAGGTCGTTCCTTAGATATGGCATTGAGTGGTAACGGCTTTTTTGTGCTTGAAGACAGTAAGGGGCAAACCTTATATACCCGCTCGGGCATTTTTAACATGAATGCGGATGGAGTAATCACCGCCAATAATGGGGCTGCGCTGCAAGGATACCCAGATGATGGTAACGATAACCTACTTTTGGGTTCTGTGGGTACGATTCAAGTTAGTACTGCTTCATTGAAAGCAAAAATGACCGACAACATTGAGTTTGTGGCTAACTTAGACGCTCGAGAACAAGCCCCCACTGCACCTTTTGATTATAGCGATTCTTCCACTTATAACCATTCATACACCACGCCTATTTATGATTCTCTGGGAAACTCTCATACGGTGAGTCAGTATTTTGTTAAGACGGACTCGAACGAGTGGAAAGTGCATGTATTAGTTGACGGTAAGTCTATAGATGCTTCGAATGACCTTGTAGATGCAGATTCTTTTCCGACTCAAATTAATAAAGTCATCAAGTTTGGTGCAAATGGTACTTTGTTATCTGGTGATAGTTATGATGTTACTTTTGACCCTGATAACGGATCTAAGCCTGTAACCTTAAACATTGATTTATCATCAGTCACCCAATATGGCAGTGACTTCGTAGTCTCCAAAAACAGCCCCAATGGTTACACCTCAGGCGACTATGCCAGCGTTCGCATGGAAAACGATGGCAAAATCTACGCCACTTACACTAATGGGCAATCTCAGCTTCAGGGTCAGGTTGTGCTAGCTAATTTTGCCTCGCCTCAAAACCTAATAAAAACCAGTGATACCGCTTGGCTACAAAGCTTTAGCTCAGGGACGCCGGTTCTAGGTACTGCAGGTAGCGGTGTATTTGGGGATTTAACGTCAGGCGCATTGGAAGGATCGAATGTGGATCTGACCTCTGAGCTGGTGGCCTTGATGACAGCGCAGCGTAACTATCAAGCTAACACCAAATCTATTTCGACGTCAGATCAATTGACTCAAGCGCTATTCAACGTGGTGTAGGACGATGAACCCAATACTGTTTAGCGCCGCTAAAGGTGCTGAGCGAACGATGCTCGCTCAGCACGTGCGTGCCAATAACTTATCCCACACCGACACCATAGGGTTCAAAGCCCTGATGGAGCACTCTTCACCGATGCGTCTTGAAGGCTCTGGCTTTTTGACCTCGGTGACTTCGCGCACCAACTCTGCTGTGAACAACTTCCGTCAAGGTGAGGACATTCGTACCGACAGGCCGCTTGATGTTTCCATCAATGGTGATGGTTTCTTTACTTTAGAAGGTTTGGAAAACGAGCCCCTAGAGCTGTATAGCCGCGCGGGGAATTTTCGTCTTGATGGTCAGGGGCAGCTTTATCTTGGTGGTCGCCGTGTGATGTCGACTGAAGGGCCAATGGTGCTGCCGGATTTCGAGTTTGTTTCTATCAGCAGCAATGGACTGGTTTCGGTCACCCCAATAGGCGGTGAAGCGTCGCTTGAAGTCGGTGCTTTGAAATTGGTTAAGCCGGAATATGAGCAAATGACCATGCACGCCAGCGGTCACTTTGTGGCGAAAAGCGGTGATGAGCTAGACGAGGATTTTACCGTACAAGTTCGCTCTGGATACTTGGAGGCCAGTAACGTCTCCAGCTTGGAAGAATTGGTGAGCATTATGTCACTCACGCGCCAGTATGAGATGCAAATTGAAGTCATGGCGTCGGCAGACGAAATTGCTCAAATAGGCAACAAGCTACTTAAAGCTTAAGGAAGGCTGTTATGCACAGCGCATTATGGATATCAAAAACTGGGATGGCGGCGCAAGATGCCAAAATGACCGCGATTTCCAATAATCTCGCCAACATCAATACGGTGGGTTTTAAGCGCGATCGCGTGGTGTTTGAAGACTTGTTTTACAGCGTTGACAAACAAGCGGGAACCGAAACCACCGAGCTCAACGAACACCCAACAGGAATACAGCTGGGTAATGGCGTCCGAGTGGTCGGTACTGAAAAAGTGTTTACTCAGGGCAATGTTCAAAACACTAACCAGCAATTCGATATCGCGATTTTAGGTGATGGTTTTTTCCAAATCGAGAACTCCGATGGTGAGCTGCTTTATACCCGTAATGGTCAGTTTCACACTAACTCAGATGGGCAGTTGGTTAACACTCAAGGTTATCCATTGATCCCTGAGATTGTGGTGCCGCCGGAGGCAACCTTGGTGAGCATTACCGCTGACGGAGTAGCAACGGCAACTATTCCGGGGCAAGTTAATCCTGAGGCTCTGGGTCAAATTACCATCGTGAAATTTATGAATCCGGCGGGTCTTGCTGCTCAAGGGGGAAATTTATTTGCAGAAACCGAAGGGTCTGGTGAAGCCGTTGAACTGGTCGCTGGGACGGAAGGCTCAGGCCAACTTAAGCAAGGCGCATTAGAGGGGTCCAATGTGCAGGTCGTCGAGGAAATGGTGGACATGATCGCGACGCAGCGTGCTTATGAAATGAGCGCCAAGATGGTGAGTGCAGCGGATGAAATGCTGCAGTACATCGCTCAGCAATCGTAATGCATTGAGCTTAAGGGAGCGCATAGGTCGGGGGAAGCATGGCTAAACGCGAAGAGCAAACGCCCAAAAGAGTGGGAGTGATAGAAAAGCGACACGCAATCGGTGCCATCTACTTTTTGGCAGTGGTGGCGCTATTAGTGATCAACCTCTCTGGCTGTGCGGGTCGTCAACAGGAGTTTATTCCGCCGTCACCAGATGATGAAGCGTACGCCCCGCCGGATCTTGACTATCAAGTGACCCGTGTTAGCAAAGGCAGTCTATACACCGGAAAAACGGCGATGACGTTGTTTCAAGATCGGAGAGCTTACCGAATTGGTGACATTTTGACAGTGGTGCTCGATGAAAAGACAGAGTCGGACAAAAGTGCTTCGACTCAGTTTGGCAAGGACTCCAGTGTTGCGGTGGCCGCGCCTACTTTAGGGACCACCACTTATACGGAAGGGGCGGCGTCACTGGATGCTTCGCGTGATTTCGATGGTGCGGCGGCTTCGACGCAAGGTAATCGCTTAACAGGCTCAATCACGGTCACGGTCTATGACGTGTTGCCCAATGGGGTGTTAAGAGTGCGTGGTGAGAAGTGGCTCAAGCTAAATCAGGGGGATGAGTACATCCGGTTAACAGGCAATGTTCGTGTGGATGATATTCAGGCGGATAACACGTTGTCATCGCAGCGAATCGCTGATGCGCGTATTACCTATGCGGGTCGAGGCGCATTTGCTGACAGCAACACGGCGGGTTGGTTAACTCAGTTCTTTAACTCACCATGGATGCCCTTTTAATGAGTACGACAGATATGCGTTTCTCACGCACCACGTTGCGTCGCTTAGCAGGCATAAGCCATTGGCTGATGGTCTTGATGCTGTTATTGATGGCATTAGAAACACTCGCAGCGCGTCCGATATCGGAAGTGGCGGATGTGTATGGTGATAGGCAAAACCAATTGATTGGTTACGGTTTGGTTGTCGGTCTTGACGGCTCGGGAGACAAGTCTCAGGTGAAGTTCACGCAACAATCGGTGGTGAACATGATCAAGCAATTTGGTGTTCAGCTTGATGACTCGACCAATCCTAAACTGAAAAACGTTGCGGCTGTCAGTGTCACTGCAGCAATCGAGCCTCACATGGGACCTGGGCAACTAGTCAGCGTGACCGTTTCTTCTTTGGGTGATGCAAAGAGTCTGCGTGGTGGCACCTTATTACTGACTCCTCTTAGAGGTATTGATGGTGAAGTCTATGCGGTTGCTCAGGGAAGCTTGGTGGTCGGTGGTTTCAATGCGACAGGTGAGAATGGTACCAGTGTGACTCGTAATACGCCTACCGTGGGTCGAATTCCCAATGGGGCGACATTAGAGCGGGCTATTTCAACGGGTGTTGATCGTGACCCAACCATTCGTTTGCAATTGAGACATCCAAATTACGAAACCGCGCTCAACATTTCTAAAGCCATCAACCAGACCTTCGGTGGTCAAGTGGCTAAAGCGTTGAATAAAGGACAGGTGGAAATTTCGGCGCCCATCGACAGTGAAGACCGCGTGATGTTTGTCGCGATGATCCAGGAGCTGGAAATCGAAGAGGGTCGCAAGTCTCCCAAAGTGGTGTTTAACTCCCGCACTGGAACTGTAGTGATCAGTCAACGAGTCACCGTCAGTGAAGCTGCGGTCAGCCAAGGGGGAATTACCGTTACTGTTTTGGAGTCTGAGTCGGTATCACAGCCGGGGGGGGCGTTTAACACCGCAGGTGAGACGGCGGTAGTTCAAAATACTCAAATAGCGGTTGATGAAGATGATGGCACCACCATGGTTTGGCCTCCTGGCACCAATTTGCAAGAAATCGTCGATGCGATTAATAACATCGGAGCCACGCCGGAAGCCCTGATGCAGATCTTACAAGCACTGGATGAAGTCGGTGCCATTAATGGGGAGCTGGTGGTGATATGATTGATTCCAGTGCACTGGCCATTATCAGCAAAAATTCGATTTTGGACGCATTCCCTAGCGGAGATATTAAGGTACCGCTGAATAACGCAAGGTCTATTACGCCACAGGCTACACCAGTGGAAATAAACACGGTGCCATTTTCTGATGTCGTCGAGCAGGTTGAAGCTAAGCCTGAGTTTAGAACTTTGCAGGCAACAACTGGCACTGGCCTAAGTGGTCAATCGCCAACCGCTGAAACCTCTTTCTATTTAGACCAGCAATCTCTATCTACACTCAAGTACGATAATAGCCAGCAGGGTTTAATGGCAGCCGCACAACAATTTGAGGCGCTCTTCATACAATCTATGCTCAAACGAATGCGTGCTTCCAGTGAGGCATTGAGTAATGAAGATAACCCTCTTTCCACGAAATCTTCCAGCCTGTTTCAGGGCATGTTGGATGCGCAGCTAGCACAGAACATCAGTCGCCAGTCTCAGTTTGGACTCGCGGACATGATTTATAAACAGTTGGCATCACAAGTACCAACAGATAGCGCGGATGCCGTTTACTCCCTCTCAAAGTCAAATCACCAACAAGGGCAGGCTGAAATGCACGATAGCGCAGCCCTACATACCGTTATTAATCATGGAGGAGTGCGCTAATGGGCATGGTAAATATTGGACTATCAGGCGTGCTTGCTAATCGGGTGGCATTGAATACGACAGCGCAGAATACCGCTAACGTCAACACTCCCGGGTACAGCAGACAGATTGTGAGCTTTAATGCCACATCGTCCGGCAACTTTGTTAATGGGATTAACTTAGGAGCAGGTGTCGAAGTTGGAAACGTGATACGTATTGCGGAGCAGTCGAGTATCAACCGCTTACGAGAGTCTAATGAGTTAGCGCAGTACACGAACACCTATTTTGAGGGGCTGTCGAATCTGGAAAACATGCTGGGGGCAGAAGGGTTAAGTCTGACGTCTGGTCTGAATAACTTCTTCGCCGCCATTGATGAAGCCAGTGTGTCACCAGAAAGCCTAGCATTTCGCCAGCAAGTACTGACCAATGCGAGCGCGCTGGCACAGCAATTTAATGCGGTCTCCACCCAGTTGAATCAGCAGCAAGCAGCGCAGAGTGAGCGCTATGGTGCCTTGGTGACCAACGTAAACAGTCAGCTAGACAGTATTGCCAAACTCAATACTCAGCTGCAAGAAGATGCGCTGCTGGGTAAAAGTGTGTCTGGGCTTCAAGACTCAATGGATAAACACCTTAATGAGTTGGCCAAGTCGGTGGATATCCAAGTGATCTATTTAGAGTCGGGCGGTGTTGAGGTGTCGACTCCAAATGGACAGCCTTTGGTCATAAATGGCTACTCGGCGACGCTGGAGCGGGATTTAAGTAGCGGAGACCCCTACAGTAGCGATCTTAATATTCAGTTCCAATCCATGCTCACGCCAGTGGACGCATCACTCGGTGGCGAGATGGGAGCCATTGCAGCTTTGAAAGCTGAGCAGTATGAACCCATCAAAGCGCTATTGAATGATATGGCCGGGGCGCTCGCCACTGAAGTGAATGCGGTGCTAGATGGCGGTTACGTGTTGGATGGCACTCAGCTTACCAGCCCTGACAGTGATTTGTTCATTGTGACGACAGGCAGCGAGTCATCATCCATTGCGATTAATCCCGATCTCACCCCCAAAAAACTAGCGTTTTCGACCAGCCCTGGCTCGGCTGGGGATGGCGGTAAACTTACCGAACTCTCCATGTTATCGCAGAAGAGCTTAAGTACGGGATCTGTGAGCGGCAAAACATTGTACAGCGCCTATTCAGGGCTCTTGGGTGACATCGGTATTTTTACTCGCCAGGCGGAAAGTGAATCGACCGCAGCCCAAATTAGTTTGGATGATGCGCAGGTGATCAGAGACAGCGTCAGTGCGGTGAATTCTGATGAAGAGGCGGCCAACATGCTTCTCTATCTCAATGCGTATGAAGCCAATATGAAGGTGATTAGTACCGCAAACCAAATGTTTCAAACCTTATTGCAAGCCTTTTAGGGAGAGAGTTCATGCGCGTAACCGATTCACAGTTTAACTCCATCATGCAGCGTGCGCTGATGGACAATAACATTCGCCTCAATCGGGTGTTTGAGCAGATGTCGACGGGCAAAAAGCTCAATCACCTTTCCGATGATCCGATTGCAGCGGTGCGCCTTGAAGGGCTGAAGAAGAACATTTCTGATAATCAGCAATACCAGCGCAATATCGAAAACGTACAGTCTCAACTGACTCGCTATGAAACCAATGTGAATACGCTTGAAGAGCTGTCACAGCAAGTCAACGAACTCTTGCTGCAAGGTAAAAACGGTACCTTGGATACGGAAAGTCGCGCGGGGATTGTATTGGAGCTTAATTCGCTTAAGGCGGAAATGTTGACCACTTTAAATCAAAAAAACGATGGTAGTTATCTATTCTCTGGCACCGACATTTTTAACCCCGCGATTGATACTGTCAGTTATGCCTTTAACTCGAATGGAGACTACCGCAAAACCAAAGTGGGCGACGATCAATATGTGAGTAGTAATCTCACTATTACGGATGTGATAGGTAGCAATGCGATTTTCTCCGATCTTGATGCTGCGATTGCAGAGCTGGAATCACCAACCGCTGGATTTGAAACGGCTCTTGAGACAGCCCTAATAAGTAACCAGCAGGTGCATCAAACCCTGTTGCAAACACTGACCGATATTGGGAGTCAGTACAACTCTTTGGATAGACAAAAAGAGACCAGCATTGACATGGTGTTTTTTGCTGAGACGGTGACCACGAGTTTAGAAGAGCTCGATTATGCCCAAGCATCGACGGAGCTGAATCAGGGCATGATTGCGTTAGAGGCCACACAAAAGACCTTTGCGCGAGTGTCTGGCATTTCCTTGTTTGACTTGATTTAGGGATAGAGATGAAACGTTGGCGTTTACTATGCCGATTCCCCTTAATTGGCTTACTTTTGTGGTCGGGGTCGGGTTTTGCACAGAAATACATCGTGCCATTTGACGCGGTGAAATGGCACTTTGAGTCTAAGGTAGATCGCTGTGTATTGGCGGCTGATGATCCGCATACAGGGTTTCGGGTTCAGTTCTCTCTCGTTGCATCGCAACCATTAGAAGTCGGCGTTGAGAAGCGCGGTGTGCGGGCATTGCCGCAATCCACTTCCTTCAACACAACAGAACCAGTGTGGGGGATCACCAAATCGTATTCGACAACAACCGTTGAGAATGTGCAGCAGCGGGGCACTCAATTAGTGACGCGAGATGGTGCCGACCTGTTATTGGCTGATATGGCGGGCGGTGCGTGGTTTAACATCAATGCGATGGACTTTGATGTTTATTTCCCAACCACACATTTCAACCGAGCTTTGAGTGAGTTTAATCAGTGTCGTTTTGCTTTGCCGCCAGTGAATTTTCAACACGCACGGCAAGTGGAGCTGTTATTCGCACGTGGTTCGACTCAGCTGACGGCGACACAAAAACAGATCATCAATGACATCAGCGCGCTTATTAAGCGCGATAACAAAATTGTTAGAGTGCTGATTGATGGTTATACCGATAACTCTGGAGATTCCGTGGCTAACCTGCAGATCTCCAAACAGAGAGGGTCAGATGTTGCTGAGTGGTTTGTGGAAAATGGTGTCTCTAAATCGATGATAGAGATCCGTGGTCATGGGGACCGGTATCCTAAATACGATAATGCGACCCCTGAGGGCCGTGATAAGAATCGCCGAGTGGAAATCCGCTTGGTACGAAAATAGACATAGGTTTATCAGGCGCTATCGCCTCCCAAGGAAGGTGGAATCGATATGGACAAAATCAGTGTGATGCAGATTCAGCAAGAGATGCTGGAGAAGATGGCTCAGCATACGACAATAGCCACCAATCCATTGTCAGTGCCGACCGAGAGTATGCTCAGTCCATCAGCGCTAGGAAAAGTGTCAGAGAGCGCGGTGACAAATAACAGTCTGCAATTTGGACGAGCACTCAAAGGGGTGCTTGATACCGTCAACACTTATCAGCAGCACGCTGCAGAACGCGTAACCGCAGTAGAGCTAGGACACAGTGATGACTTACTCGGTGCCACCATTGCATCGCAAAAGGCAGGTTTATCATTCAATGCACTGATGCAGGTGCGCAACAAGATGGTGTCGAATTTCGAAAGCATCATCAAAATGCCCATTTAGGCTAGGGACGCTCTATGGCTACAGAGGCTGATAATAAGCTGGCGCTTGATAATAATCTCGGCACCGCTAAAGAAAAGCTTGGTAAAGCATCGGGCTGGTTGTCGAGCTTTTGGCAAAGCTCGCAGCGCAACGTCATCATTATTACCATTTTTGCCACTATCACTGCCGCCATCATCGTTATCATGTTGTGGACCTCGGCTGAGCGCTTTAGACCGCTGTACAGCAAATCGTCAAACTATGATTCCAGCCAGATTTTGCAAATGTTGGATGAAGAAGCAATACGCTATCAACTGAGTCAAGATGATGGGCAAATCCTGGTACCGGAGCGGGATGTCGCCAAGATCCGCATGGTTTTAGCATCTAAAGGTTTGAAAGAGCAGTTACCGAGTGGCTTTGATTCTTTAGACAGCAGCAAAGGTTTAGGAGAGAGTCAGTTTATGGAAAATGCGCGCTATCGGCATGCCCTAGAAGGGGAATTGGCGCGAAGTATTACTACTATGAGTGCGGTGAGCTTGGCGAGAGTGCATTTGGCGATCCCTAAAGAAAGCTTGTTCATGCGCGAAGAAGCGGAGCAGCCTAGAGCCTCGGTTATCGTGCATATTATTAATGGGATGGACTTAAAACCCTCGCAAGTGGAGTCGGTCATTAATCTAGTGTCTGGTGCGGTGATTGGTCTTAAATCAGAACACGTTCGCGTGGTAGACCAGCACGGTCGTTTATTGTCCAACGATGCAACGGTAGGAGACATCACCGTAACGTCCGGCAAACAGACGGACTACAAGCGCAACGTAGAGCAAACCTTGGTCGCACAGGCAACCGATATGCTGACACCCATTCTCGGAGTCAGTAACTTCCGAGTGCAGATCGCCAGCGATATCGACTTCTCCAAAATAGAAGAAACCGAAGAAATATACGCCGATCCGGTTGTGCGTAAAGAGACCTTACTCAATGACGTCAACGAATCCTCCATGGCGCTGGGTATTCCAGGTGCGCTGAGTAATACACCGCCCGTTACTGATGCTGAGGAACAACCTGACCCCAACTCGATAGTCAATCGAAGTGAAACTTCCCGAGACTATGCGGTCAGTGGCAAAGTACGCCATGTGCAACATCAGCAAGGGGTACTCAACAAACTCTCCGTCTCTGTGGTCGTCAATGACATGGCCAACCCAAACCAAACTTGGACACCGGAAGAACTCGTCAATATTGAGAATGTGGTGCGATCAGCCATCGGCTTTGATGAGCAGCGTGGTGACAACATTCACATCACTCACTTCCCTTTTGTGGTTGCCGCCATTCCGGAACAAGTTCAAGTGCCTTGGTTTGAGAATATGAACATCATGCAACCGCTTAAGTATTTGCTGGGCGTGATGCTCAGCGGACTGATGATCATGGTTGTACTTAAACCTCTGGCGCAATACCTGACGAAGTCTGCAGAGCGTGAAGAGCAAGATGCTGAAAGCATGGATTATGACAACCTCATTACCAAAGAGGAGCGTGAGGCAGAGGCGGCAATGCAGTCTAAGTTGGAGGCGCTGGGTATTGATGCGACGGGGATTAAGGCTCTGGATGATAACTTGCCGTCTGCCGACAGTCCTTTGGAAGTGCAGATACAACATTTGAAACTGATTGCTAAAGAGGACCCCAATCGGGTTGCGGAGATCTTACGAACATGGATTCAAGCTTAAGGATTACTTCTTATGAAACAAGAGGGGTGAGCCAATATGGATGATAAGCAAACCTACCAGTCGGTAGATGGGGTCGCGATGCTCGTACTCAGCATGGGCGAAGATATTGGCGCTGAGGTGCTCAAGGGATTCACCCATGAAGAGATTAAGCAGATCACCCATGCCATGAGTAAGATGCAAGACATTAAAGCGGCAGATGCCATGGTCTCTTTGAATGGGTTCTTCGATGATTTTCGCAAGCACTCCGGCATTTTGGGCGGAACACGAAACTACATCACCAATGTCTTGGAGAAAACTCTCAATGGTAATCTCGCGCGTGACTTGGTCTCGGAGATTTATGGTGATGAAATTCGCTCTCATGCGGAAAAATTGGCGTGGATACCGCCTGATTTGCTCGTCAACGATTTGCGCAAAGAGCACGTTAACTTGCAAGCGCTTTTGATTGCCCATTTACCCCTTGAATACAGCGGTCGGGTTATGGATGAGTACGATGAAAAAGAGTGCCATGAATTGATTTTGCAGATATCTAAGACTCAGGTGCTGACCTCTGGGCTGATGGAAACGCTGAAAGATTTGATCGACCGGTGCAAGATCAATTACCACAGTGGCGGCTCGTCGAGTCTTCAAGGCTCAAAAGTGGTCGCGAACCTTATCAATCGCTATTCAGGCAATAAAAATGAGCTGTTTGAATATCTTCATGACAAAGACAAACAGACTGCTGAGATGGTGGAAGAAGCCATGTTCGATTTCTTCACCTTGTTTAATCAAGATCTGGAAACCATCAATGTGATTAATGAGAAAGTCAGTCTAGAGCAGTGGGCTTACGCCTTGAAGGGAACCAATAAAGAGTGCCGACTTTACATTATTAATTCAATGCCGCAGCGAGTATCTACAGAGCTGAAAGAGAACCTGGTGCGTATTGGTGCCGTGCCCGTGAGTCAAGTGGAGCAAGCTCGTAAAGCGATCATAGATATTGTCAAAGAGCTGCAAGCTGAAGGAGAAATCAAACTTAACTTCGCGAACGAGCCGCGACTGACATAACGGACTCGATAAGCACATTGAAGGTCAACGCTAAGGAGAGGCAATGAAGTTAACCAGTATAGGATTACGCAAGTCTGAGGTGAGCTCTGCAACCACGGGGCGCATTCGTAAGCCAGAAAAACTGGAGAATCGACCCAATCGTTCCGTCGTACTCGGCCAGCAAATGGTGCACCTCAACTTACACGAGCGCCCGAGACTGATCGCTGAAGTATCGGAGTCTCATAAAGGCTTCAGCCAGTTGCTCCTGGCTGGAGAGGTACTTCGCACTACCGCTAGTGAGCTACTAAAACTCAAGCGACTGGCTGAATTGCCACAATATACGCCGTCACAAGCAAACCAAATTGATGTGATCAAAAAGACGCTCATGTTCTGGAATAGCAAACAGCTTTTTGGCCGTCATGTTCTGGACTCTACGTTTGCACCGGTACAGGTTGATGCTCCCACTATCGAGTTTACGGTGCCGGGTCTTGACATGGGGCGTGAACGCTATCGGGATGAAGTGGTCTCGCTCTACATTAATCATCGACTGGTTGCTTTAGCGTTTGAGCGTACTGAGGATCGTGAAGTGTTGCTTGAGCAGTTCAAAATGATGTTTGCTTTTGCCAAGTTGCAGCTGAGATTGAATGAAAACCAAGAGCTGGTGATAGGTATGAGTGACAAGGATTGGCGACAATGGGACGGTCAAATCTTTGTGTCGGGCCAAGGTGGGCGTTATGCAGAGGGAACTCCAATTGCCGTTGCTGTGAATACGCTACAGCCTGTGGTCGAGAACATTACTCAATTAGCGGTCAATGAGTCCGGTGCTCTAGCTCAAATCGAGCGCGTCCTTGAGCGGGTAAATAAAATGTATCTGGCCCTGTCTAAGG harbors:
- a CDS encoding FliG C-terminal domain-containing protein yields the protein MDDKQTYQSVDGVAMLVLSMGEDIGAEVLKGFTHEEIKQITHAMSKMQDIKAADAMVSLNGFFDDFRKHSGILGGTRNYITNVLEKTLNGNLARDLVSEIYGDEIRSHAEKLAWIPPDLLVNDLRKEHVNLQALLIAHLPLEYSGRVMDEYDEKECHELILQISKTQVLTSGLMETLKDLIDRCKINYHSGGSSSLQGSKVVANLINRYSGNKNELFEYLHDKDKQTAEMVEEAMFDFFTLFNQDLETINVINEKVSLEQWAYALKGTNKECRLYIINSMPQRVSTELKENLVRIGAVPVSQVEQARKAIIDIVKELQAEGEIKLNFANEPRLT
- the fliF gene encoding flagellar basal-body MS-ring/collar protein FliF, which translates into the protein MATEADNKLALDNNLGTAKEKLGKASGWLSSFWQSSQRNVIIITIFATITAAIIVIMLWTSAERFRPLYSKSSNYDSSQILQMLDEEAIRYQLSQDDGQILVPERDVAKIRMVLASKGLKEQLPSGFDSLDSSKGLGESQFMENARYRHALEGELARSITTMSAVSLARVHLAIPKESLFMREEAEQPRASVIVHIINGMDLKPSQVESVINLVSGAVIGLKSEHVRVVDQHGRLLSNDATVGDITVTSGKQTDYKRNVEQTLVAQATDMLTPILGVSNFRVQIASDIDFSKIEETEEIYADPVVRKETLLNDVNESSMALGIPGALSNTPPVTDAEEQPDPNSIVNRSETSRDYAVSGKVRHVQHQQGVLNKLSVSVVVNDMANPNQTWTPEELVNIENVVRSAIGFDEQRGDNIHITHFPFVVAAIPEQVQVPWFENMNIMQPLKYLLGVMLSGLMIMVVLKPLAQYLTKSAEREEQDAESMDYDNLITKEEREAEAAMQSKLEALGIDATGIKALDDNLPSADSPLEVQIQHLKLIAKEDPNRVAEILRTWIQA